A DNA window from Bradyrhizobium barranii subsp. barranii contains the following coding sequences:
- a CDS encoding carboxymuconolactone decarboxylase family protein, whose amino-acid sequence MSQATPRIAPLVPPYPPEIQAQFDRIMRGAPPLALFRVMAGHARAWDKFRAGGLLDPGPLSLRQREIVIDRTCALTGCEYEWGVHVAIFAGPARLSEEEVHATARGDATSPCWSLAEQALIAAVDAMHHRATLDDAEFGALSAHYDEAQILEIMLLCGFYRTVSYLANGLKLPLEEKAARFPTV is encoded by the coding sequence ATGTCCCAGGCCACGCCGCGCATCGCGCCGCTTGTCCCGCCTTATCCCCCGGAGATCCAGGCGCAGTTCGACCGCATCATGCGCGGCGCGCCGCCGCTGGCGCTGTTCCGGGTGATGGCGGGCCACGCCCGCGCCTGGGACAAGTTCCGCGCCGGCGGCCTGCTCGATCCCGGTCCGCTGTCATTGCGCCAGCGCGAGATCGTCATCGACCGGACCTGCGCGCTGACCGGATGCGAATATGAATGGGGCGTGCATGTCGCGATCTTCGCCGGGCCGGCGCGGCTCAGCGAGGAGGAGGTGCACGCGACCGCGCGGGGCGATGCGACGTCACCGTGCTGGTCGCTGGCCGAGCAGGCGTTGATCGCCGCCGTCGACGCGATGCATCACCGTGCGACGTTGGACGACGCCGAATTCGGCGCGCTGTCGGCGCATTACGACGAGGCCCAGATCCTGGAGATCATGCTGCTGTGCGGCTTCTACCGCACGGTGTCGTATCTGGCGAACGGACTGAAGCTGCCGCTGGAGGAGAAGGCTGCGCGGTTTCCGACGGTCTAA
- a CDS encoding KpsF/GutQ family sugar-phosphate isomerase, which produces MPSSKPLMTSSSGPTPDSVESALRTLETESGGINALAAALRGPLGATFAKAVDLIRNAKGRVIVTGLGKSGHMARKIAATLASTGTPAFFVHTAEAAHGDLGMITTDDVIMALSWSGEQPEMKTLVNYSARFAIPMIAVTSNAASSLGQAADIVIELPKAREACPHNLAPTTSTMMQVAIGDAIAIALLEGRGFTALEFAHFHPGGKLGAMLKFVRDYMRTGAEIPLKPLGTKMSDAVMEMSAKGLGCVCIVDDAGGIAGIITDGDLRRHMRPDLLTASVDDIMTRQPKTVPPSMLATEMIEVLNTSKITTLVVTEADKVVGIVHLHDLLRAGVA; this is translated from the coding sequence ATGCCGAGCTCGAAACCGCTGATGACCTCATCATCCGGCCCTACTCCCGACAGCGTCGAATCCGCGCTCCGCACACTGGAGACGGAGAGCGGCGGCATCAATGCGCTCGCCGCCGCCCTGCGCGGTCCGCTGGGCGCGACATTCGCCAAGGCGGTCGACCTGATCCGCAACGCCAAGGGCCGCGTCATCGTCACCGGCCTCGGCAAGTCCGGCCACATGGCGCGCAAGATCGCGGCGACGCTGGCCTCGACCGGCACGCCGGCCTTCTTCGTCCACACCGCGGAAGCCGCCCATGGCGACCTCGGCATGATCACCACCGACGACGTCATCATGGCGCTGTCCTGGTCCGGCGAGCAGCCGGAGATGAAGACGCTGGTGAACTATTCGGCGCGCTTCGCGATCCCGATGATCGCGGTGACGTCGAACGCGGCGTCCTCGCTGGGCCAAGCGGCCGACATCGTGATCGAGCTGCCGAAGGCGCGCGAGGCCTGCCCGCACAATCTGGCGCCGACCACGTCGACGATGATGCAGGTCGCGATTGGCGATGCCATCGCGATCGCGCTGCTCGAAGGCCGCGGCTTCACCGCGCTGGAGTTCGCGCATTTCCACCCGGGCGGCAAGCTCGGCGCGATGCTGAAATTCGTCCGCGACTACATGCGCACGGGCGCGGAGATCCCGCTCAAGCCGCTCGGCACCAAGATGTCGGACGCGGTGATGGAGATGTCCGCCAAGGGCCTGGGATGCGTCTGCATCGTCGATGATGCCGGCGGGATCGCGGGCATCATCACCGACGGCGATCTGCGCCGCCACATGCGGCCGGATCTGCTGACGGCGTCCGTCGACGACATCATGACCAGGCAGCCGAAGACCGTGCCGCCCTCGATGCTCGCCACCGAGATGATCGAGGTGCTGAACACAAGCAAGATCACGACGCTGGTGGTGACCGAAGCCGACAAGGTGGTGGGCATCGTGCACCTGCACGATCTGCTGCGGGCGGGCGTGGCTTAG
- a CDS encoding outer membrane beta-barrel protein — protein MGAPPGTSRSKRGHFLRAALPCLALTALQSAPAAAQSLTPDLFNPNRGGFAAPDTLPTRRTAAVPQAPLDALPALPDPNADPRKRQQAPATSRVGQVPTYGLPAANGASGSGYDSLNRKRQQPKLYPGQPKPKRPVGPGSPVPPATPDRTLGPPRIAPPPSETANKAPVPRAMAGTVPGQPLRRRLKADDDAFGAVGDYAGSFLIKGGLELSAGYDTNPARLNKPVGSPAYVVAPDLLVMSDWERHALVADLRGSFSGYTNNMPATIDGFASPSPVEIDRPDFTGHVDGRFDVSRDLKLTSQFRLRVATDNPGSPNVQAGLQKYPIYASYGGTFGFDQTFNRFQVAAGATVDRTAYTDSKLTDGSTFSNDDRDFNQYGGIGRFSYDLKPGLKPFVEIEGDSRVHDQPADRNGYFRDSSGGYAKVGSSFEFSRILTGEISVGYTARNYVDPRLSQLAGFLTAGSLIWNASGLTTVKFATDTQIAESTVPGSSGVLVHTYGIEVDHDFRRWLTAVGKFTYGTYDYQNQNRNDKTYSLEGNLIYKLNRNIWIKGTLRHDILNSNQPGSSSQGTVMLVGVRLQN, from the coding sequence GTGGGGGCGCCTCCAGGCACGAGCCGGAGCAAACGCGGGCATTTCCTGCGCGCGGCTTTGCCGTGCCTCGCGCTGACCGCCCTGCAAAGCGCGCCGGCGGCCGCCCAGAGCCTCACGCCCGACCTGTTCAATCCCAATCGCGGCGGCTTTGCCGCGCCCGACACGCTGCCGACGCGCCGCACGGCGGCCGTGCCGCAGGCGCCGTTGGATGCGCTCCCGGCGCTGCCCGATCCCAATGCCGATCCGCGCAAGCGCCAGCAGGCGCCGGCGACCTCGCGCGTCGGCCAGGTGCCGACCTACGGCCTGCCGGCCGCCAACGGCGCCAGCGGCTCCGGCTACGACTCGCTCAATCGCAAGCGGCAGCAGCCAAAGCTCTATCCCGGGCAGCCGAAGCCGAAGCGCCCGGTCGGACCCGGCTCGCCGGTGCCGCCGGCAACGCCGGACCGGACGCTCGGGCCGCCGCGCATCGCGCCGCCACCGTCGGAAACCGCAAACAAGGCGCCGGTGCCGCGGGCGATGGCAGGCACCGTGCCCGGCCAGCCGCTGCGCCGCCGCCTCAAGGCCGACGACGATGCGTTCGGCGCGGTCGGCGACTATGCCGGCAGCTTCCTGATCAAGGGCGGGCTCGAGCTCTCGGCCGGCTACGACACCAATCCGGCGCGCCTGAACAAGCCGGTCGGCTCGCCGGCCTATGTCGTCGCGCCCGATCTTCTCGTGATGTCCGACTGGGAGCGCCACGCGCTGGTCGCGGATCTGCGCGGCTCGTTCTCCGGCTACACCAACAACATGCCGGCGACGATCGACGGCTTTGCCTCGCCGTCGCCGGTCGAGATCGACCGCCCCGATTTCACCGGCCATGTCGACGGTCGTTTTGACGTCAGTCGCGACCTCAAGCTCACCTCGCAGTTCCGGCTGCGGGTCGCGACCGACAATCCCGGCAGCCCGAACGTGCAGGCGGGCCTGCAGAAATATCCGATCTACGCCAGCTATGGCGGCACCTTCGGCTTCGACCAGACCTTCAATCGCTTCCAGGTGGCCGCCGGCGCCACCGTCGATCGCACCGCCTACACCGATTCCAAGCTGACCGACGGCTCGACCTTCAGCAACGACGACCGCGACTTCAACCAGTATGGCGGCATCGGTCGTTTCTCCTACGACCTCAAGCCGGGGCTGAAGCCGTTCGTCGAGATCGAAGGCGACAGTCGCGTGCACGACCAGCCCGCCGACCGCAACGGCTATTTCCGCGATTCATCGGGTGGCTACGCCAAGGTCGGCTCGAGCTTCGAGTTCTCGCGAATCCTGACCGGTGAGATCTCGGTCGGCTATACCGCGCGCAACTATGTCGACCCGCGCCTCAGCCAGCTCGCGGGCTTCCTCACCGCGGGCTCGCTGATCTGGAATGCGAGCGGCCTGACCACGGTGAAATTCGCCACCGACACGCAGATCGCGGAGTCCACGGTCCCCGGCTCCTCCGGCGTGCTGGTGCACACCTACGGGATCGAGGTCGATCACGACTTCCGCCGCTGGCTTACGGCCGTGGGCAAGTTCACCTACGGCACCTACGACTACCAAAACCAGAATCGCAACGACAAGACCTACTCGCTCGAAGGCAATCTGATCTACAAGCTCAACCGCAACATCTGGATCAAGGGTACGCTGCGCCACGACATCCTGAACTCGAACCAGCCGGGTTCGAGCTCGCAGGGGACGGTGATGTTGGTGGGGGTGAGGTTGCAGAATTAG
- a CDS encoding glutamate synthase subunit beta has product MGKITGFLEIERHDRKYTPVAERVKHYNEFVVPLTEKETRDQAARCMNCGIPYCHGTGSVAPGTPGCPVNNQIPDFNDLVYQGNWEEASRNLHSTNNFPEFTGRICPAPCEASCTLNIDDNPVTIKTIECAIVDRAWDNGWLKPEVAAVQTGKKVAVIGSGPAGMACAQQLARAGHDVHLFEKFAKAGGLLRYGIPDFKMEKGVIDRRVKQMEGEGVTFHYNSHVGAEGNVDPREMLNDYDAVALTGGAEAPRDLPIPGRDLQGIHYAMDFLPQQNRRVSEEPLGGVQEILAGGKHVVVIGGGDTGSDCIGTSLRQGALSVTQLEIMPAPPERENKGLTWPNWPLKMRTSSSQAEGAIREYAVLTQKFSGENGKVKKLHCVRVDDKFKPIAGTEFELDAELILLAMGFVHPVHEGLLKLLSVDLDPRGNVKANTLDYQTSRPNVFTAGDMRRGQSLVVWAIREGRLCARSIDTFLMGKTDLPR; this is encoded by the coding sequence ATGGGCAAGATCACGGGTTTTCTCGAAATCGAACGGCATGACCGCAAGTACACCCCGGTCGCCGAGCGCGTGAAGCATTACAACGAGTTCGTCGTTCCCTTGACCGAGAAGGAAACGCGCGACCAGGCCGCGCGCTGCATGAATTGCGGCATCCCCTATTGCCACGGCACCGGCTCGGTGGCGCCGGGCACGCCCGGCTGCCCGGTCAACAACCAGATCCCCGACTTCAACGACCTCGTCTATCAGGGCAATTGGGAAGAGGCCTCGCGCAACCTGCACTCGACCAACAATTTCCCGGAGTTCACGGGGCGCATCTGCCCGGCGCCGTGCGAAGCGTCCTGCACGCTCAACATCGACGACAACCCCGTCACCATCAAGACCATCGAATGCGCGATCGTCGACCGCGCCTGGGACAATGGCTGGCTGAAGCCGGAAGTGGCGGCCGTCCAGACCGGCAAGAAGGTCGCCGTGATCGGCTCGGGTCCGGCCGGGATGGCCTGCGCGCAGCAGCTCGCGCGCGCCGGCCACGACGTGCATCTGTTCGAGAAGTTCGCCAAGGCCGGCGGCCTGCTGCGCTACGGCATCCCCGACTTCAAGATGGAGAAGGGCGTCATCGACCGCCGCGTCAAGCAGATGGAAGGCGAAGGCGTCACCTTCCACTACAACAGCCATGTCGGCGCTGAGGGCAATGTCGACCCGCGCGAGATGCTCAACGATTACGATGCCGTCGCGCTGACCGGCGGCGCAGAAGCCCCGCGCGACCTGCCGATCCCCGGCCGCGATCTTCAAGGCATCCACTACGCCATGGACTTCCTGCCGCAGCAGAACCGCCGCGTCTCCGAGGAGCCGCTCGGCGGCGTCCAGGAGATCCTGGCTGGCGGCAAGCATGTCGTCGTCATCGGCGGCGGCGACACCGGCTCTGACTGCATCGGCACCTCGCTGCGCCAGGGTGCGCTCTCGGTCACCCAGCTCGAGATCATGCCCGCCCCGCCCGAGCGCGAGAACAAGGGCCTGACCTGGCCGAACTGGCCCTTGAAGATGCGCACCTCGTCGAGCCAGGCCGAAGGCGCGATCCGCGAATACGCCGTGCTGACGCAGAAGTTTTCCGGCGAGAACGGCAAGGTCAAGAAGCTGCACTGCGTGCGCGTCGACGACAAGTTCAAGCCGATTGCCGGCACCGAGTTCGAGCTCGATGCCGAGCTCATCCTGCTCGCGATGGGTTTCGTGCATCCCGTGCACGAGGGCCTGCTCAAGCTGCTCTCGGTCGATCTCGACCCGCGCGGCAACGTCAAGGCCAACACGCTCGACTACCAGACCTCGCGCCCGAACGTGTTCACCGCCGGCGACATGCGCCGCGGCCAGTCGCTGGTGGTGTGGGCGATCCGCGAGGGCCGGCTGTGTGCGCGGTCGATCGACACGTTCCTGATGGGGAAGACGGATCTGCCGCGGTAA
- the gltB gene encoding glutamate synthase large subunit, giving the protein MNGSQFERANIVAEELSATVASKTTDPIQEHNSRPPAVGLYDPSLEKDSCGVGFIANIKGKKSHEIVADALSILCNLEHRGAVGADPRAGDGAGILVQIPHAFFSRKAKELGFALPAPGEYAIGALFMPRDTAWRNVIKSIIADQIKEEGLTLLGWRDVPTDNSSLGVTVKPTEPACMQVFIGRNGTAKTEDDFERRLYILRKSISQAIYQRRDRGLAGYYPCSMSCRTVIYKGMFLADQLGKYYPDLHEADFESALALVHQRFSTNTFPAWSLAHPYRMIAHNGEINTLRGNTNWMAARQASVSSELYGKDINRLWPISYEGQSDTACFDNALEFLVQGGYSLPHAVMMMIPEAWAGNPLMDEKRRAFYEYHAALMEPWDGPAAIAFTDGRQIGATLDRNGLRPARYLVTRDDRIVMASEMGVLTIPEDQIITKWRLQPGKMLLVDLEQGRLIPDDEIKAELARSHPYKEWLERTQIVLEELPKVPTTGVRSNLSLLDRQQAFGYSQEDISILMTPMASTGEEAAGSMGNDTPISALSDKAKPLFTYFKQNFAQVTNPPIDPIREELVMSLVSIIGPRPNLFDLQGLATTKRLEARQPILTDADLEKIRSISDVAESHFKSRTLDTTFHAGLGAAGMDQVLDELCARAEAAVREGVNIIILSDRMVGSDRVPIPALLACAAVHHHLIRVGLRTSVGLVVESGEPREVHHFACLAGYGAEAINPYLAFETIIAMKDRLPGSLDDYEIVKRYIKSIGKGLLKVMSKMGISTYQSYCGAQIFDAVGLKADFVGKFFAGTHTRVEGVGLAEIAEEAVRRHADAFGEAQVYKTALDVGGEYAYRSRGEDHAWTAESVGLLQHAARGNSLERYRAFAKILNEQSERLLTLRGLFRIKNADEEKRKPIPIDQVEPAKDIVKRFATGAMSFGSISREAHTTLAIAMNRIGGKSNTGEGGEEADRFKPMPNGDSMRSAIKQVASGRFGVTTEYLVNSDMMQIKMAQGAKPGEGGQLPGHKVDATIAKVRHSTPGVGLISPPPHHDIYSIEDLAQLIYDLKNVNPTGDVSVKLVSEIGVGTVAAGVAKARADHVTIAGFEGGTGASPLTSIKHAGSPWEIGLAETHQTLVRERLRSRIVVQVDGGFRTGRDVVIGALLGADEFGFATAPLIAAGCIMMRKCHLNTCPVGVATQDPVLRKRFTGQPEHVINYFFFVAEEVREIMASLGFRTFNEMIGQVQLLDQTRLVAHWKAKGLDFSKLFVKQKEEKGQKIYHSERQNHHLEAVLDRTLIEKATPALDRGAPVKIEARINSTNRSAGAMLSGAVAKIYGHAGLPHDTIHVGLKGTAGQAFGAWLAQGVTFELEGEANDYVGKGLSGGKIIVKPPANSGIVPEESIIVGNTVMYGAIQGECYFRGVAGERFAVRNSGAVAVVEGAGDHCCEYMTGGIVVVLGKTGRNFAAGMSGGIAYVLDETGDFDKLCNMSMVELEPVLSEELINAGTYNHSGDLEAHGRVDVFKNLLDSDVERLHVLISRHAKATGSKRAADILANWKDWLPKFRKVMPVEYRRALREMAANADAEPKIAIGA; this is encoded by the coding sequence ATGAACGGGTCGCAATTCGAGCGCGCAAACATCGTGGCAGAAGAACTGTCGGCGACGGTCGCCTCGAAAACGACTGATCCGATTCAGGAACACAATTCGCGCCCGCCGGCTGTAGGTCTGTACGATCCGAGCCTGGAGAAGGATTCCTGCGGCGTCGGCTTCATCGCCAACATCAAGGGCAAGAAGTCCCACGAGATCGTCGCGGACGCGCTCAGCATCCTCTGCAACCTCGAGCATCGCGGCGCCGTCGGCGCCGACCCGCGCGCCGGTGACGGCGCCGGCATCCTGGTACAGATCCCGCACGCCTTCTTCAGCCGCAAGGCCAAGGAGCTCGGCTTTGCATTGCCGGCTCCGGGCGAATACGCCATCGGCGCGCTGTTCATGCCGCGCGACACCGCCTGGCGCAACGTCATCAAGAGCATCATCGCCGACCAGATCAAGGAAGAGGGCCTGACCCTGCTCGGCTGGCGCGACGTGCCGACCGACAATTCCTCGCTCGGCGTCACCGTGAAGCCGACCGAGCCCGCCTGCATGCAGGTGTTCATCGGCCGCAACGGCACCGCCAAGACCGAGGACGATTTCGAGCGCCGGCTGTACATCCTGCGCAAGTCGATCTCGCAGGCGATCTACCAGCGCCGCGACCGCGGCCTCGCGGGCTATTACCCCTGCTCGATGTCGTGCCGCACCGTGATCTACAAGGGCATGTTCCTCGCCGACCAGCTCGGCAAGTACTATCCCGATCTGCACGAGGCGGACTTCGAGAGCGCGCTGGCGCTGGTGCATCAGCGCTTCTCGACCAACACCTTCCCGGCGTGGTCGCTGGCGCATCCCTATCGCATGATCGCGCATAACGGCGAGATCAACACGCTGCGCGGCAACACCAACTGGATGGCGGCGCGCCAGGCTTCCGTGAGCTCCGAGCTCTACGGCAAGGACATCAACCGGCTCTGGCCGATCTCCTACGAAGGCCAGTCGGACACCGCCTGCTTCGACAACGCGCTCGAATTCCTGGTGCAGGGCGGCTACTCGCTGCCGCACGCCGTCATGATGATGATTCCGGAGGCGTGGGCCGGCAATCCCCTGATGGATGAGAAGCGCCGCGCCTTCTACGAATATCATGCCGCGCTGATGGAGCCGTGGGACGGCCCCGCCGCGATCGCCTTCACCGACGGCCGCCAGATCGGCGCCACGCTCGACCGCAACGGATTGCGGCCGGCGCGCTATCTCGTGACCAGGGACGACCGCATCGTGATGGCGTCCGAGATGGGCGTGCTGACGATCCCCGAGGACCAGATCATCACCAAGTGGCGGCTGCAGCCCGGCAAGATGCTGCTGGTCGACCTCGAGCAGGGCCGCCTGATCCCGGACGACGAGATCAAGGCCGAGCTCGCCCGGAGCCATCCCTACAAGGAGTGGCTGGAGCGGACCCAGATCGTGCTGGAAGAGCTGCCGAAGGTGCCGACCACCGGCGTGCGCTCCAACCTGTCGCTGCTCGATCGACAGCAGGCGTTCGGCTACAGCCAGGAAGACATATCCATCCTGATGACGCCGATGGCCTCCACCGGCGAGGAAGCCGCGGGCTCGATGGGCAACGACACGCCGATCTCGGCGCTGTCGGACAAGGCCAAGCCGCTGTTCACCTACTTCAAGCAGAACTTCGCGCAGGTCACCAACCCGCCGATCGATCCGATCCGCGAGGAGCTGGTGATGAGCCTCGTCTCGATCATCGGACCGCGGCCGAACCTGTTCGACCTGCAGGGCCTTGCCACCACCAAGCGTCTCGAAGCGCGCCAGCCGATCCTGACCGATGCGGACCTTGAAAAGATCCGCTCGATCTCCGATGTGGCCGAGTCGCACTTCAAGTCGCGCACGCTCGACACCACCTTCCACGCCGGTCTCGGCGCGGCCGGCATGGACCAGGTGCTCGACGAGCTTTGCGCGCGTGCGGAAGCTGCCGTCCGCGAGGGCGTCAACATCATCATCCTGTCCGACCGCATGGTCGGCAGCGACCGGGTGCCGATCCCGGCACTGCTGGCCTGCGCCGCCGTGCATCATCATCTGATCCGCGTCGGACTGCGTACCTCGGTCGGCCTCGTCGTCGAATCCGGCGAGCCGCGCGAAGTGCATCACTTCGCCTGCCTGGCCGGCTACGGCGCCGAAGCGATCAATCCCTATCTGGCGTTCGAAACCATCATCGCGATGAAGGACCGCCTGCCCGGCTCGCTCGACGACTACGAGATCGTCAAGCGCTACATCAAGTCGATCGGCAAGGGCCTGCTCAAGGTGATGTCCAAGATGGGCATCTCGACCTACCAATCCTATTGCGGCGCGCAGATCTTCGACGCCGTCGGCCTCAAGGCGGACTTCGTCGGCAAGTTCTTCGCCGGCACCCACACCCGTGTCGAGGGCGTCGGCCTTGCCGAGATCGCGGAAGAAGCGGTGCGCCGTCATGCCGACGCGTTCGGCGAGGCGCAGGTCTACAAGACCGCGCTCGACGTCGGCGGCGAGTATGCCTATCGCAGCCGTGGCGAGGACCATGCATGGACCGCGGAGTCGGTCGGGCTGCTCCAGCACGCCGCCCGCGGCAATTCGCTGGAACGCTACCGCGCCTTCGCAAAGATCCTGAACGAGCAGTCCGAGCGTCTGCTGACGCTGCGCGGCCTGTTCCGGATCAAGAACGCGGACGAGGAGAAGCGCAAGCCGATCCCGATCGACCAGGTCGAGCCGGCCAAGGACATCGTCAAGCGCTTCGCCACCGGTGCGATGAGCTTCGGCTCGATCTCGCGCGAGGCGCACACCACGCTCGCGATCGCCATGAATCGGATCGGCGGCAAGTCGAACACCGGCGAAGGCGGCGAGGAAGCCGACCGCTTCAAGCCGATGCCGAACGGCGATTCCATGCGTTCGGCGATCAAGCAGGTCGCCTCGGGCCGCTTCGGCGTCACCACGGAGTATCTCGTCAACTCCGACATGATGCAGATCAAGATGGCGCAGGGTGCCAAGCCCGGCGAAGGCGGCCAGCTGCCCGGCCACAAGGTCGACGCGACCATCGCCAAGGTCCGTCACTCGACGCCGGGCGTCGGCCTGATTTCGCCGCCGCCGCATCACGACATCTACTCGATCGAGGATCTGGCGCAGCTCATCTACGACCTCAAGAACGTCAACCCGACGGGCGACGTCTCGGTCAAACTGGTCTCCGAGATCGGCGTCGGCACGGTCGCCGCCGGCGTTGCCAAGGCACGCGCCGACCATGTCACCATCGCGGGCTTCGAGGGCGGCACCGGCGCTTCGCCGCTGACCTCGATCAAGCATGCCGGCTCACCGTGGGAGATCGGCCTTGCCGAAACCCACCAGACCTTGGTGCGCGAGCGGCTGCGCAGCCGCATCGTGGTCCAGGTCGACGGCGGGTTCCGCACCGGCCGTGACGTCGTGATCGGCGCGCTTTTAGGGGCCGACGAGTTCGGCTTCGCCACCGCGCCGCTGATCGCGGCCGGCTGCATCATGATGCGCAAGTGCCACCTCAACACCTGCCCGGTCGGCGTCGCGACCCAGGACCCCGTCCTGCGCAAGCGCTTCACCGGCCAGCCCGAGCACGTGATCAACTACTTCTTCTTCGTCGCCGAGGAAGTCCGCGAGATCATGGCATCGCTCGGCTTCCGCACCTTCAACGAGATGATCGGCCAGGTTCAGCTGCTCGACCAGACCAGGCTGGTCGCGCACTGGAAGGCCAAGGGCCTCGATTTCTCGAAGCTCTTCGTCAAGCAGAAGGAAGAGAAGGGCCAGAAGATCTATCACTCCGAGCGCCAGAACCATCATCTGGAGGCGGTGCTCGACCGCACGCTGATCGAGAAGGCGACGCCTGCGCTCGACCGCGGCGCGCCGGTGAAGATCGAGGCAAGGATCAACAGCACCAACCGCTCCGCGGGTGCGATGCTGTCGGGCGCGGTCGCCAAGATCTACGGTCATGCCGGCCTGCCGCACGACACGATCCATGTCGGCCTCAAGGGCACCGCCGGCCAGGCGTTCGGCGCGTGGCTGGCGCAAGGCGTCACCTTCGAGCTCGAAGGCGAAGCCAACGACTATGTCGGCAAGGGCCTCTCGGGCGGCAAGATCATCGTCAAGCCCCCCGCCAACAGCGGCATCGTGCCGGAAGAGAGCATCATCGTCGGCAACACGGTGATGTATGGCGCCATCCAGGGCGAGTGCTACTTCCGCGGCGTCGCCGGCGAGCGTTTCGCCGTGCGCAACTCGGGTGCGGTGGCGGTCGTCGAAGGCGCCGGCGATCATTGCTGTGAATACATGACCGGCGGCATCGTGGTCGTGCTCGGCAAGACCGGGCGCAACTTCGCGGCCGGCATGTCCGGCGGCATCGCCTATGTGCTCGACGAGACCGGCGACTTCGACAAGCTTTGCAACATGTCGATGGTCGAGCTCGAGCCGGTGCTGTCGGAAGAGCTGATCAACGCCGGCACCTATAACCACTCGGGTGACCTCGAGGCGCACGGCCGGGTCGACGTGTTCAAGAACCTGCTCGACTCCGACGTCGAGCGCCTGCACGTCCTGATCTCGCGCCATGCCAAAGCGACCGGCTCCAAGCGCGCCGCCGACATCCTTGCCAACTGGAAGGACTGGCTGCCCAAATTCCGCAAGGTGATGCCGGTCGAATACCGGCGCGCGCTGCGCGAAATGGCCGCCAACGCGGACGCCGAGCCGAAAATCGCGATCGGCGCGTAG
- a CDS encoding alpha/beta fold hydrolase encodes MTLWRSLFVAASLLAAPIGLAHAQTPQTVKAKNVVLVHGAWADGSSWSEVIPILQAAGLHVTAVQNPLSSLADSVEATKRALAEQDGPTVLVAHSWGGTVISQVGNDPKVTGLVYVAARAPDANEDFVALSKQFPAGPARAGIVERDGYTKLSEDAFLKYFANGVKPEQARELYAVQWPTAASIFAGRTTEAAWHAKPSWYAVSKNDGTINPDFERFLAKRMNATTIELDAGHLSLVSHPKDVANLILEAAGYPRS; translated from the coding sequence GTGACACTCTGGCGCAGCCTTTTCGTCGCAGCGAGCCTGCTGGCGGCCCCCATCGGCCTTGCTCACGCGCAGACGCCGCAGACGGTGAAGGCGAAGAACGTCGTGCTGGTGCACGGCGCCTGGGCCGACGGATCGAGCTGGTCGGAGGTGATCCCGATCCTCCAGGCCGCAGGCCTGCACGTCACAGCCGTGCAAAATCCGCTGTCGTCGCTTGCGGACTCCGTCGAAGCGACCAAGCGCGCGCTGGCCGAACAGGATGGTCCGACCGTGCTGGTCGCGCATTCCTGGGGCGGCACCGTGATCAGCCAGGTCGGCAACGACCCGAAGGTCACCGGCCTCGTCTACGTCGCCGCACGCGCGCCCGATGCGAACGAAGACTTCGTCGCGCTGTCGAAGCAGTTTCCGGCAGGCCCGGCCCGCGCCGGCATCGTCGAGCGCGACGGCTACACAAAGCTCTCGGAAGACGCCTTCCTGAAGTATTTTGCCAATGGCGTGAAGCCGGAGCAGGCCAGGGAGCTCTACGCCGTGCAATGGCCGACGGCCGCCTCGATCTTCGCCGGCCGCACCACGGAAGCTGCATGGCACGCGAAGCCGAGCTGGTACGCGGTGTCGAAGAACGACGGCACCATCAATCCGGATTTCGAACGCTTCCTCGCCAAGCGCATGAACGCAACCACGATCGAGCTCGATGCCGGCCACCTCTCGCTGGTGTCGCATCCGAAGGACGTGGCGAATCTGATCCTGGAAGCCGCGGGGTATCCGCGCAGCTGA
- a CDS encoding Hsp20 family protein has protein sequence MRSYDLTPFYRSTVGFDRLFSLLDQAGSDGSPGYPPYNIERTGENTYRITVAVSGFAKDELSLVAKENTLTIKGEKVANENSKSEVLYRGIAARAFERAFQLADFVQVKDASLENGLLHVDLVREIPEAKKPRQIAINAGTPKAQVIESSVACA, from the coding sequence ATGCGTAGCTACGACCTGACTCCGTTTTACCGTTCCACCGTCGGCTTCGACCGCCTCTTCAGCCTGCTCGATCAGGCCGGTTCGGACGGCAGCCCCGGTTATCCCCCCTACAACATCGAGCGTACCGGCGAGAACACCTACCGCATCACGGTTGCGGTGTCCGGCTTCGCCAAGGACGAGCTCTCCCTCGTCGCGAAGGAAAACACGCTGACGATCAAGGGCGAGAAAGTCGCCAACGAGAACTCGAAGTCCGAAGTGCTCTACCGCGGCATCGCGGCGCGTGCCTTCGAGCGCGCCTTCCAGCTTGCCGACTTCGTGCAGGTGAAGGACGCCTCGCTCGAGAACGGGCTGCTTCACGTCGACCTCGTGCGCGAGATTCCCGAAGCCAAGAAGCCGCGCCAGATCGCCATCAACGCGGGCACGCCGAAGGCGCAGGTGATCGAGAGCTCGGTCGCCTGCGCCTAA